In Salarias fasciatus chromosome 20, fSalaFa1.1, whole genome shotgun sequence, a single window of DNA contains:
- the LOC115408859 gene encoding collagen alpha-1(XX) chain gives MKWKEADGPVQGYKVRVRPISDEPQPELMLTTTRGRATVAGLDSRQEYSLQVLLLNGTTEKLLAKRRFTMESLREDEMIRTGSREQKKKLLPGGSGSGDLDDATEPLLGLPTVLYPEPTTASASASATAAATTAEPAAPQTTSRLPEEAPESAAREKRKRKKDREREREREPSTGERREVQDGSSRGKAAPEKPRKAPHPTQPVTGAGPRKPFRCETEAAADVVLLVDGSWSIGRTNFRRVRDFLEGLMAPFRIGPHHIQIGLTQYSGDPRTEWQLNNFTTKEQLLEAVRNFRYKGGNTFTGQALLHVMEENMKPQAGARPDTPFFLVLLTDGKSQDDAIAAANRLKNAGVEIIAVGVKNADEAELRQVASEPVDINVYNVNDFPLLSKLVARLVHILCGRIEDRGITKRMEPSPTADLALSYPSPTDLRFSELGSREVKLHWTSLAKSVKQYRVVYHSAESQSPLEVVLPGSESTVRLEGLSSQTLYHISIFPVYEASIGLPLRGTVTTMPLAMPANLQVAPSSYSSLRVSWDGAAGATQYMILYSALSHGEPDDAKEEKFGADQTAVELSGLQPSTDYSVTLYALYDEDPSDPVTAVAATSPLPPPASVHFPVVTHSALKVSWVPGSEGVPGHRVTYSTNHGSDVKQVEVSGLNSVLVQNLSSLSRYLVSVQAHYPQGLSAALTTNVTTLKVPPPSDLRVSNFSGSEITVRWRPAADDVVSYLIKWISLSGGDLRQLRVSGESEGAILEEVEDNKEYQISLSALYGDGAQSEAVAVRYSTLSGGGPSSVTVSEETAVSLVVSWVPPNAHVLQYRVSYTALTGGADAQDSTVLAPGGDDRVLLDSLQPDTRYSILVTAEYRDREGGSGSTQGKTTSLRVSSVSVVRSDHSSICVSWRPVSAVDGYRIVIQSVKDRQTTEELVSDSSSSHCFTQLEAETLYRISVHSLLGPAEGAAVSILHPTAAAPARINIHPRMYPIHNEVCPEVTIRNNVVKGFDMMEAFGLTPKAHSSVEGVAAEPFVFNTLPAYSLYRDVQLTQSTKFIHPAGFSPEHTISIAFRMLQETPREPFALWQLTDNDFQPKMGVVIDPTTKQLLYFSLDYRGEVQELTFDQPQVHRLFYGSFHKVHLSVSQVSVSLSVDCEHVGERPARPVGSLPTDGFEMLGKLTKTRGPNSGSAPFQLQSFEIICNTTWASEDTCCDLPGVRDDESCPTPAYSCTCSSDIPGAPGEPGPNGKPGPRGEKGEKGERGQKGEVGPPGKPGYEGGLGAVGRPGPLGITVHGKVGPPGVRGEKGDPGRPGGQGLPGPPGPKGKEGIAGPQGIRGVEGNIGAPGITGPRGFQGMPGYPGPMGERGPAGPVGPTGLPGDKGERGEKGEPQSMAVIYQLVTQACEQLVHKEVLKLDAFINEISRKPAPIEEPAGAPGEPGIPGPKGPPGTRGSQGRVGARGRPGKPGYPGEQGRRGASGNKGDPGANVHGPPGIKGFAGTAGESKVGDPGPKGEDGKLGPPGIPGPPGQPGEMGPPGVCDSSGGCRSVSQQTDSYYGYQP, from the exons ATGAAGTGGAAGGAGGCCGACGGACCCGTTCAGGGCTACAAGGTCCGAGTCAGACCCATCTCAG ATGAGCCGCAGCCCGAGCTGATGCTgaccaccaccagggggcgggccACCGTGGCAGGACTGGACTCCCGCCAGGAGTACTCCCTCCAGGTGCTGCTGCTCAACGGCACTACGGAGAAGCTTCTGGCCAAGAGGCGCTTCACCA TGGAGAGTCTGCGGGAGGACGAGATGATCCGGACTGGCAGTcgggagcagaagaagaagctgctgccCGGCGGCTCGGGGTCTGGAGACCTGGACGATGCTACCGAGCCCCTGCTGGGCCTGCCCACGGTGTTATACCCAGAACCCACCActgcctccgcctccgcctccgccactgctgctgccactACTGCAG AGCCGGCGGCTCCTCAGACCACCTCCCGGCTCCCCGAGGAGGCTCCGGAGAGCGCCGCCcgcgagaagaggaagaggaagaaggaccgagagcgagagcgagagcgagagcctTCCActggggagaggagagaggtgcAGGATGGGAGCAGCCGGGGGAAAGCCGCCCCGGAGAAACCCCGCAAGGCGCCTCACCCCACCCAGCCCGTCACAG GGGCGGGCCCCAGGAAGCCCTTCCGGTGTGagacggaggcggcggcggacgtggtgctgctggtggacggCTCCTGGAGCATCGGCCGGACCAACTTCAGACGCGTCAGGGACTTCCTGGAGGGCCTGATGGCGCCCTTTCGCATCGGGCCGCACCACATTCAGATCG GCCTGACTCAGTACAGCGGAGACCCCCGCACTGAGTGGCAGCTCAACAACTTCACCACcaaagagcagctgctggaggccgtGAGGAACTTCAGGTATAAGGGCGGAAACACCTTCACAG GCCAGGCGCTGCTGCATGTCATGGAGGAGAACATGAAGCCCCAGGCGGGCGCCAGGCCCGACACGCCGttcttcctggtcctgctgACCGACGGGAAGTCGCAGGACGACGCCATCGCTGCGGCCAATCGGCTCAAGAACGCGGGCGTGGAAATCATCGCCGTCG GAGTGAAGAATGCAGATGAAGCTGAGCTGCGACAGGTGGCGTCGGAGCCGGTGGACATCAACGTCTACAACGTCAACGACTTCCCTCTGCTCAGCAAGCTGGTCGCACGGCTGGTGCACATCCTGTGTGGGAGGATCGAGGACCGCGGCATCACGAAAC GCATGGAGCCGAGTCCCACGGCGGACCTGGCCCTCTCGTACCCCAGTCCCACTGACCTCCGCTTCTCTGAACTGGGATCCCGAGAGGTGAAGCTTCACTGGACCAGTCTGGCCAAGTCCGTCAAGCAGTACCGAGTGGTGTACCACAGCGCCGAGAGCCAGAGTCCACTAGAG gtgGTGCTGCCTGGATCAGAGTCCACCGTCCGGCtggagggcctctcctctcagACCCTGTACCACATCTCCATCTTCCCGGTGTATGAGGCCAGCATCGGCCTGCCTCTCAGAGGAACCGTCACCACCA TGCCTCTGGCCATGCCTGCTAACCTGCAGGTGGCGCCGTCCTCCTACAGCTCGCTGCGAGTCAGCTGGGACGGAGCAGCCGGAGCCACGCAGTACATGATCCTGTACTCCGCCCTGAGCCACGGGGAGCCCGACGACGCcaaggag gagaaGTTCGGTGCAGATCAGACGGCGGTGGAGCTGTCGGGGCTGCAGCCGTCCACGGACTACTCCGTCACTCTGTACGCCCTGTACGACGAGGACCCCAGCGACCCGGTCACCGCCGTGGCCGCCACCT CGCCCCTCCCCCCGCCGGCGAGCGTCCACTTCCCCGTGGTCACCCACAGCGCCCTGAAGGTGAGCTGGGTGCCCGGCTCCGAGGGCGTGCCCGGCCACCGGGTCACCTACAGCACCAACCACGGCAGCGACGTCAAACAG GTGGAGGTGTCAGGACTGAACTCGGTGCTGGTGCAGaacctgtcctccctgtccagATACCTGGTGTCGGTTCAGGCTCACTACCCACAAGGCCTTTCTGCAGCCCTCACCACCAACGTCACAACAC TGAAGGTCCCGCCCCCGTCGGACCTCCGGGTGTCCAATTTCTCCGGCAGCGAGATCACGGTGCGCTGGAGGCCTGCAGCCGACGACGTGGTTTCCTACCTCATCAAGTGGATCTCTCTGAGCGGAGGAGACCTCAGACAG CTGAGGGTGAGCGGCGAGAGTGAAGGAGCcatcctggaggaggtggaggacaatAAGGAGTACCAGATCTCTCTGTCGGCGCTGTACGGAGACGGAGCTCAGAGTGAAGCTGTGGCTGTTCGCTACAGCACCT TGTCGGGTGGAGGTCCGTCCAGTGTGACGGTGTCTGAGGAGACGGCGGTCAGCCTGGTGGTCAGCTGGGTTCCTCCCAACGCTCACGTCCTCCAGTACCGAGTGTCCTATACCGCCCTGACGGGTGGAGCCGACGCCCAGGACAGCACC GTCCTGGCCCCGGGCGGAGACGACCGGGTGCTGCTGGACTCGCTACAGCCGGACACCCGCTACAGCATCTTGGTCACGGCGGAGTACCGCGACCGAGAGGGAGGCAGCGGCTCCACGCAGGGCAAAACCA ccaGTTTGCGGGTGAGCAGTGTGAGCGTGGTCCGGTCAGATCACTCCAGCATCTGTGTGTCCTGGAGGCCGGTGTCTGCCGTCGACGGTTACCGGATCGTCATCCAGTCTGTTAAAG acAGACAAACCACTGAAGAACTGGTGTcggactccagcagcagccactgcttcacccagctggaggcggagacGCTGTATCGCATCAGCGTTCACTCACTGCTGggcccagcagagggcgccgcAGTCTCCATACTCCACCCAACAG ctgcagctccggcCAGAATCAACATCCACCCTCGGATGTATCCCATCCACAACGAAG TCTGTCCTGaagtcaccatcagaaacaacGTCGTgaaag GGTTCGACATGATGGAGGCGTTCGGCCTGACCCCTAAGGCTCACTCTTCGGTGGAGGGAGTAGCAGCAGAGCCCTTCGTCTTCAACACGCTGCCGGCCTACAGCCTGTACAGAGACGTCCAGCTGACCCAGAGCACCAA GTTCATCCACCCTGCAGGTTTCTCTCCAGAGCACACCATCAGCATCGCCTTCCGCATGTTGCAGGAAACTCCCAGGGAGCCATTTGCTCTCTGGCAGCTCACCGACAATGACTTCCAGCCCAAGATGGGCGTGGTGATTGACC CTACGACCAAGCAGCTGCTGTACTTCAGTCTGGACTACAGAGGGGAGGTGCAGGAGCTGACCTTCGACCAGCCGCAGGTCCACCGTCTCTTCTACGGCAGCTTCCACAAG GTCCACCTGTCGGTCAGCCAGGTGAGTGTCTCCCTGTCTGTGGACTGTGAGCATGTGGGAGAGAGACCCGCTCGCCCCGTAGGCAGCCTGCCCACCGACGGCTTCGAGATGCTGGGAAAACTGACCAAGACCCGAGGACCCAACAGTGGATCTGCCCCG tttcagctgcagtcGTTTGAGATCATCTGTAACACCACCTGGGCTTCGGAGGACACCTGCTGTGACCTGCCTGGAGTG AGAGATGATGAGAGCTGTCCCACGCCTGCTTACAGCTGCACCTGTTCCTCCGACATCCCCGGAGCTCCCGGTGAGCCGGGACCAAAC GGCAAGCCGGGTCCTCGTGGGGAGAAGGGTGAGAAGGGCGAGCGAGGTCAAAAG GGGGAGGTGGGTCCTCCAGGCAAGCCTGGATATGAGGGAGGCCTTGGAGCCGTGGGCCGTCCTGGACCGCTCGGGATCACTGTGCACGGCAAAGTG GGTCCACCGGGTGTGCGAGGAGAGAAGGGAGATCCAGGACGGCCTGGAGGACAG GGCCTACCAGGACCTCCGGGTCCCAAAGGGAAGGAGGGGATCGCTGGCCCCCAG GGCATCCGGGGAGTGGAGGGCAACATCGGAGCGCCCGGCATCACTGGACCCCGA GGCTTCCAGGGAATGCCTGGATATCCTGGTCCGATGGGGGAAAGAGGCCCTGCAGGGCCGGTGGGACCTACG GGTCTGCCAGGGGACAAAGGCGAACGAGGAGAAAAG GGGGAACCTCAGTCCATGGCTGTGATCTACCAGCTGGTCACACAGGCCTGCGAGCAACTCGTACACA aggAGGTGCTGAAGCTCGATGCCTTCATCAACGAGATCAGCCGGAAGCCGGCTCCCATCGAGGAGCCCGCAGGGGCCCCGGGAGAGCCGGGCATCCCGGGGCCGAAGGGCCCCCCGGGCACCAGGGGGAGCCAGGGCCGTGTGGGGGCCAGGGGGAGGCCGGGTAAACCGGGATATCCTGGAGAGCAGG GGAGAAGAGGAGCGTCCGGGAACAAAGGAGACCCCGGCGCCAACGTCCACGGACCCCCGGGCATCAAGGGATTCGCAG GCACCGCCGGCGAGTCCAAGGTGGGAGACCCGGGGCCTAAAGGAGAGGACGGGAAGCTGGGACCGCCCGGAATCCCTGGACCTCCCGGTCAGCCTGGAGAGATGGGTCCACCgggtgtgtgtgacagcagtgGAGGCTGCCGCAGTGTCTCCCAGCAAACAG ACTCTTATTATGGCTACCAGCCCTGA
- the dpm1 gene encoding dolichol-phosphate mannosyltransferase subunit 1 — protein sequence MTSRKTSTPGRDNGDKYSVLLPTYNERENLPLIVWLLVKYFGESGYKYEIIVIDDGSPDGTLEIAQQLQGIYGEDKILLRPRAKKLGLGTAYIHGMKHATGNFIIIMDADLSHHPKFIPEFIEKQREGDYDLVSGTRYRGNGGVYGWDLRRKLISRGANFLTQVLLRPGASDLTGSFRLYKKEVLESLVERCVSKGYVFQMEMIVRARQLNYTVGEVPISFVDRVYGESKLGGNEIVSFAKGLLTLFATT from the exons ATGACCAGCCGAAAAACTTCAACCCCAGGCAGAGACAACGGAGACAAATACTCCGTCCTGTTACCGACATACAACGAAAGGGAGAACCTCCCGCTGATAGTGTGGCTTCTGGTGAAGTATTTTGGTGAGAG TGGCTACAAGTATGAAATTATCGTCATTGACGACGGGAGCCCAGACGGGACACTGGAGATcgctcagcagctgcaggggaTTTATGGAGAAGACAAGATA cttcttcGACCGAGGGCAAAGAAATTAGGACTGG GAACTGCCTACATCCACGGCATGAAGCACGCCACGGGgaacttcatcatcatcatggacgcAGACCTTTCTCACcat cccAAGTTTATTCCAGAATTTATTGA aaagcagagagagggTGACTACGACCTGGTGTCTGGGACTCGGTACCGAGGGAACGGAGGCGTGTACGGCTGGGACCTGCGCAGGAAGCTCATCAG tcGAGGGGCCAACTTTCTGACCCAGGTGTTGTTGAGACCCGGAGCCTCAGATCTCACAGGAAGCTTCAG GTTGTATAAGAAAGAGGTTTTGGAGAGTCTGGTTGAGCGCTGCGTCTCCAAAGGCTACGTCTTCCAGATGGAGATGATCGTCCGGGCCAGACAGCTCAACTACACAGTGGGAGAG GTCCCCATTTCCTTCGTGGACCGAGTCTACGGCGAGTCCAAACTGGGGGGCAACGAGATCGTGTCGTTCGCCAAAGGACTCCTGACGCTGTTCGCCACCACATGA